One window from the genome of Esox lucius isolate fEsoLuc1 chromosome 23, fEsoLuc1.pri, whole genome shotgun sequence encodes:
- the rab27b gene encoding ras-related protein Rab-27B isoform X1: protein MFSAVSIMTDGDYDYLIKLLALGDSGVGKTTFLYRYTDNKFNPKFITTVGIDFREKRVVYTASGPNGTTGKTFKVHLQLWDTAGQERFRSLTTAFFRDAMGFLLMFDLTSQQSFLNVRNWMSQLQANAYCENPDIVLVGNKADLTDQREVQEKQAKELADKYGIPYFETSAATGSEVDKAVITLLDLVMKRMEQCVDKPPAEPANGGGATKLEDASPDQKKCAC from the exons GTTCAGCGCTGTGAGCATCATGACAGACGGGGACTACGACTACCTGATCAAGCTCTTGGCTCTGGGGGACTCTGGAGTTGGGAAGACCACATTTCTCTAcag ATACACCGACAACAAGTTCAACCCCAAGTTCATTACCACAGTGGGAATAGACTTCAGAGAAAAGAGAGTG GTGTACACCGCATCAGGTCCAAATGGAACCACAGGAAAGACCTTTAAAGTCCACCTGCAGCTCTGGGACACAGCTGGACAAGAGAG GTTTAGGAGTCTCACCACAGCCTTCTTCAGAGATGCCATGGGCTTCCTGCTCATGTTCGATCTCACCAGCCAACAGAGCTTTCTCAACGTTCGCAATTGGATGA GCCAGCTGCAGGCCAACGCGTACTGTGAGAACCCGGACATCGTGTTGGTCGGAAACAAGGCGGACCTCACAGACCAGAGAGAGGTTCAGGAGAAACAGGCCAAGGAGCTGGCTGACAAGTATGG GATCCCATACTTTGAGACATCAGCGGCGACAGGCTCTGAGGTGGACAAGGCCGTCATCACCCTCCTGGACCTGGTCATGAAGAGAATGGAACAGTGCGTCGACAAGCCCCCCGCAGAGCCCGCTAACGGGGGTGGGGCCACGAAGCTAGAAGACGCCTCGCCTGACCAGAAGAAGTGTGCATGCTAG
- the rab27b gene encoding ras-related protein Rab-27B isoform X2: MTDGDYDYLIKLLALGDSGVGKTTFLYRYTDNKFNPKFITTVGIDFREKRVVYTASGPNGTTGKTFKVHLQLWDTAGQERFRSLTTAFFRDAMGFLLMFDLTSQQSFLNVRNWMSQLQANAYCENPDIVLVGNKADLTDQREVQEKQAKELADKYGIPYFETSAATGSEVDKAVITLLDLVMKRMEQCVDKPPAEPANGGGATKLEDASPDQKKCAC, from the exons ATGACAGACGGGGACTACGACTACCTGATCAAGCTCTTGGCTCTGGGGGACTCTGGAGTTGGGAAGACCACATTTCTCTAcag ATACACCGACAACAAGTTCAACCCCAAGTTCATTACCACAGTGGGAATAGACTTCAGAGAAAAGAGAGTG GTGTACACCGCATCAGGTCCAAATGGAACCACAGGAAAGACCTTTAAAGTCCACCTGCAGCTCTGGGACACAGCTGGACAAGAGAG GTTTAGGAGTCTCACCACAGCCTTCTTCAGAGATGCCATGGGCTTCCTGCTCATGTTCGATCTCACCAGCCAACAGAGCTTTCTCAACGTTCGCAATTGGATGA GCCAGCTGCAGGCCAACGCGTACTGTGAGAACCCGGACATCGTGTTGGTCGGAAACAAGGCGGACCTCACAGACCAGAGAGAGGTTCAGGAGAAACAGGCCAAGGAGCTGGCTGACAAGTATGG GATCCCATACTTTGAGACATCAGCGGCGACAGGCTCTGAGGTGGACAAGGCCGTCATCACCCTCCTGGACCTGGTCATGAAGAGAATGGAACAGTGCGTCGACAAGCCCCCCGCAGAGCCCGCTAACGGGGGTGGGGCCACGAAGCTAGAAGACGCCTCGCCTGACCAGAAGAAGTGTGCATGCTAG